The sequence GGCCGAGGACACCCGCCGCGCGCTCCAGCTCTGCCGTCTCTGCGGCATCCGCAACCTCCAGGGCCGCCGTTTTCTCAGTTTTTACGACCACAATGAAGCCGAACGCCAGGAAGAAGTGCTGCGCCTGCTGCGTGAGGGCCGCGACCTGGCCCTGATTTCCGACGCGGGCACCCCCCTGCTGGCCGACCCCGGCTACCGCCTGGTGCGGGCCTGCCGCAAGGAGGGCCTGCCGGTTTCTCCGGCGCCCGGCCCGTCCGCCCCGGCGGCCGCCCTGTCCGCCGCCGGCATCGCGCCCCTGCCGCACACCTTTCTGGGCTTTCTGCCGCGCGACACGGCCGGACGCGAAGCCCTGCTGGAGTCTTTCGCCCATGTGCCCGGCTCCCTGATTTTTTTCGAGCGCAAGGACCGCCTCAAGGAAAGTCTGGCTCTGGCGGCCCGCATTCTGGGGCCGCGCGATCTGGCCGTCTGCCGTGAATTGACCAAAACCCATGAGGAATTTATACTTATCCGGCTCGAAGACAGTGCAAGTCTGCCCGATGAGCTGCTCGGAGAGATCACGGTGCTGATCGGCCCGCCTGAGGTGACCGAACGCACACCCCGCGACGAGGTGGAAAATCTGTTGCGCGCGGAGCTGGCCCAAGGCGGCAAGCCGCGCGAGGTGGCCCGCCGGGTCCAGAGCGCCGTGCGCGGCTGGAGCGGCAAGGAACTGTACGCCCTGATCCCGGCGGTGAAAGCAACCTAGAGTAATTTAATTTTGAAATTGCTCTGACGGCTGCGAGAGCAGCCGTCCGGCACGAGGGCGTAAGCGCAATTCATTTGCGCTGTTAAGCGCCGAAGTGGGAGTCTTAAACTTTAAGAATGTACATTCTTAAAGTTAATTCGCTCTGGAGCGTTTCATATTGAAACGCTCTAACAACAGCAAAGGGCTGCCATGCTTCCCTGTTGCGTCGCTCTCAACTGCCTTGCGCGCACCTGCTGCATCAACGCGGCCGTCACCGCCAGAGGCATGCAGCAGATCGGACTCGCCTTCGTGCTGGCCCCGGCCTTCCGTTATCTCTATCCGGAAAGCGCGGACAGGGCGCGCGCCTTCGCCCGCTACAGCGGGCACAGCAATACCCATGTCTTCATGGTCCCGCTCTATGTGGGCATCGTCCTTTCCCTGGAAACACAGATCGCCAGAGGCACTCTGCCGGAAGCCTCGGTGGGCGTGGTGCGCGAAACGCTGGCCACCACTCTTTCCGCCCTGGGGGACTCCTTTTTCAGCGGCACGCTTCTGCCGCTCTGGGCGCTGGTCAGCGTCTGCCTGCTGCTGGCCGGACAAATCGGCCTTACGGCGGCTCTGGCCGTTTTGTTTCTGGCGCTGCTCCTGCTCTTTCGCATTCTGACCTTTTTCGCGGGTCTGCGCCACGGCATGCCCGTGCTGCTGCGCCTCAAGCGCCTGGACCTCATCAACTGGGTGGACCGCATCAAGATCCTCAACGCGGTCATGGTGGCTCTGGTGGTCTGGCAACTGCCTCTCAGGCATCTGACCCCCTTCCCCTGGCTGCTTTACGGACTGGCCGTCGCCGCCGTGCTGGGCGCGTCCTGGCTCGTGGGGCGGATGCATTTGCCGCGCATTCTGCTCTGGGCGCTCGTGCTGGGCGCGCTCATTCTCATGGACGCGGGGCTCATCGGCATGTAAGATAATGCCGCCCGGCCGGGAAGCGGCGCTTGCGCCCCCTCCGCCGGAGCGACGGGAGACAAGGATACGCATGGAAGACGTCATTGAAGAAACCCCGCGCGGGCTTGCCCTGCGGCTTACGCTCAATCTGCGCGGCGGCCTGCATGCCCGGCCCGCGGCCCGCCTGGCTCAGGAGGCGCAGCGCTATGCGGCCGACATCCAGCTCATCGGCGAAACGGGCGAGGTCGACGCCAAAAGCATGCTGGACATTCTTTCCCTGGCCCCGCCGTCCAATGCGGAACTGACCCTGCTGGCCAAGGGCGACGACGCCCGCGAGGCCCTCCACGGTCTGGCCCGTTTTTTAACCACGTTACAGGAATGATATGGCCCGCGCGGTTTTATTCGGCACGCCGGTTTCCCCCGGCATAGGCATCGGCTCCATCCGCTTCATGCACGACATGCGCATGAGCGAAGAACGCCGCATCGGCCCGGACGAGGTCGAGACGGAGCGGAACGCCCTGCGCGCCGCGGCGGCCAGCGTGCGCGCGGCCCTGGAAAAAACCATGCGCAACGTGCCCGAGGATCTGGCCGAATACCGCGATGTCATCGCGGCCCAGATGGAACTGGCCCGCGACCCCAAGCTGCTGGACGCCGCCCTGGCGCGCATCGAGCACAAAAAAATCTGCGCTTCCTGGGCCCTGAACCATACCGTGGAAGAACTCTGCGCCCTGTTCCGGGGCATGGACGACCCCTATCTGCGCGACCGCGCCCAGGACATCCGGGCCGTGGGCCTGCGCCTGCGCGAATGCCTGGCCGGCGCGCAGCACGACAACGCCGTTTCCGGTCCCAGCGTGCTGGTGGCCGAAGACCTCTCGCCCGCCGACGTCATGGAACTCAACCTGGAAGGCGTGCTGGGGATTCTGACCGCCGAGGGCGGTCCCACCTCGCACACGGCCATTCTGTCGCGCGGCCTGCACATTCCGGCTCTGGTGGGCGTGACCGGCCTGCTGAACACGGCCCGCGAGGACGAACGCATCATTCTGGACGGTCTGGGCGGCTGCGTGCTTTTCGGCCCGGACGAAAGCGATCTGGCCCGCTATACGGCCCGCCGCGATGAATTCAACGCCTGGGAAAATCATACCCGACGCACGGCGCACTGGCCCGCCGAGATGTGCGACGGCGTGCGTGTGGCCGTGCAGGCCAACCTGGAAAGTCTGGAAGAGCTGGACGCCCTGCCCGAATGCGGAGCCGACGGCGTGGGCCTGTACCGCACGGAGTTCGCCTATCTCAAAGGCGATCTGCCCACCGAAGAAGAACTGTTCAGGGAATACGCCGCCGTGGCGGCCAAGGCCGGACCGGGCCGGGTGGTCTTCCGCACGCTGGACGCGGGCGCGGACAAGATGCTGCGCGCCCAGGCCGCGCTCAAGGAACCCAATCCGGCTCTGGGCCTGCGGGGCATCCGCTTCAGCCTACGCCATCAGGGCATTTTCCGCACTCAGTTGCGGGCGCTGCTGCGGGCCGGGGTGGCGGGCAATCTGGCGCTGCTGCTGCCCATGATTTCCGGTCTGGCCGAAGTGCAGGGCGTGCGCCGCATTTTGCAGGAACTGCGCCAGGAATTGCAGGCCCAGAACCTTCCCCACGCGCCGGACCTGCCGCTGGGCATCATGGTGGAAACCCCGGCCGCCGTGATGGTGTGCGACGCCCTGGCCCGCGAGTGCGACTTTTTCAGCATCGGCACCAACGACCTGATCCATTACCTGATGGCCATTGACCGCAACAATCGCCATGTGGGCTATCTGCACGAACCGCTGCATCCGGCGGTGGTGCGCTCGCTCAAGCGGGTCATTGACGCGGCCCACCGCGAGGGCATCGGCGTTTCGGTCTGCGGCGAACTGGCCTCGGACCCCTGCGGCCTGGCCCTGCTGCTGGGCATGGGTGTGGACGCCGTGTCCGCCGCGCCGCGTTTCGTGCCGGGAATGAAACATATGATCCGCCAGCTCGATGCCGAAACCTGCATGGATCTGGCCCACAGCGTTCTGATGAGCACCGACGTCATGGCCTCCCAGCGTATGGTGCGTGAAAAGCTCCACCAGTCCCTGGGTACGGAGCTGGCCTTCCACACCACAAGCCTTTCGAGCCACAGTCAGCCATGAGCCAGAAAACACCGCCCTCCACCATTGCCGTCAACAAAAAGGCCCGCCATCTCTACGAGCTCTCCGAATTTCTGGAAGCCGGCATCTCTCTGACCGGCCCGGAAGTCAAAAGCATCCGCGCCGGTAAGGTGAACTTCATCGACAGCTACGTTGAGTTCAAACACGGCGAAGCCTGGCTGCTCTCACTGCACGTGGCCCCTTACGCCAACGCGGGCTACGCCCCGCAAGAGCCGGACCGGGCGCGCCGCCTGCTGCTGCACACCCGCGAGATCGCCAAACTGGCCGGGCTGGTGGCCCAGAAGGGTCTGACCGTGGTGCCGGTGCGCGTCTACCTCAAGCGGGGCAAGGTCAAGCTGGAAATCGCCCTGGGCCGGGGCAAGAAGCTGCACGACCACCGCGATACGCTCAAGAGGCGGGCGGAGGAGCGGGATCTGGCCCGCGAACTCGCTTGAACGCCATGCCCTTTTGCCCACTGACGGCGTTAGGCCGCGCGGCGCGGCTTGGTCACGTAGGCGGCTACGCTCCACGCGCCGCACCGCGTGCCTGCCTTGTCAGCGGACAAAAATCCTATGGCGTTGGTTTTTCACTCTCCTTTCCTGAATACTGAAATCCGCCATGCGCCACCCGCCCCTGCAAGCGCCCCTGCTCTGGCAAGTCTATCTCGGCTTCTGGATCGCGGGCGTGGCGGCGGCGGTCTGGCTTTGGCCCGCCCTTTGCTGCGCCCTGCTGCTGGCCCTGGCGGACAAGCGCCTCTGGCGCGTCGCCCGTCTTGCCCTGGCCGGGGCGCTGGTTCTGGCCGGTCTGGGCGTGGCCCTGTGGCAGCTCGCGCCGCCCGGTCTTGCAAGCGGCACGCCGCCCGCCTGGACAGAAATGGATGAGGGCACAAATACGGGCACGGCCCCGCCACGGCTCTGCGGCCGGGTGCGGGACGTGCAGGGTCTGCCGGACCAGCGCCTGCGCCTGCTGCTGGCCGACGTGCGGCCGCAGGGCGCGGATGCGGCGCAAGCCCTGCCGGGCCTGGTGACCTGGACCTGGGAAGAGCCGCTCTTTCGCCCTCTGGCCGGACAGACGGTCTGCCTGAGCCGCCGCCCGCGCCCGGTACACGGCTTCGCCAACGCGGGGCTGGCTGACTGGGAAATCTGGTGGGCCGCGCGGGACGTGCGCTGGCGGCTCTGGAGCCAGGGCGGACGCGGCGACCCGGAAATTTCCGGCCAGGGCACAGTATCAGCCCGCTGGCGCGAAGAACTGCGCGCGGCTTTTCTGGCTGCACTGCTTCCCCAAGGCCAGGTCACGACTTCTGACCCCGCCCTTCCGGGCCTGTCCCAGAGCAAGACCATTCTCCTGGCTCTGCTGTTCGGGGACCGGCAGTACCTAAATCAGCAAACCCTGGACAATTTTGCCGCCGCCACGCTGGCGCACAGCCTCGCGCTCTCGGGCCAGCATCTGGCCGTGGCCGGTCTGCTGGGTCT comes from Desulfovibrio porci and encodes:
- the rsmI gene encoding 16S rRNA (cytidine(1402)-2'-O)-methyltransferase, whose product is MPLTSPRLWIVATPLGNPGDLSPRAREILENADLILAEDTRRALQLCRLCGIRNLQGRRFLSFYDHNEAERQEEVLRLLREGRDLALISDAGTPLLADPGYRLVRACRKEGLPVSPAPGPSAPAAALSAAGIAPLPHTFLGFLPRDTAGREALLESFAHVPGSLIFFERKDRLKESLALAARILGPRDLAVCRELTKTHEEFILIRLEDSASLPDELLGEITVLIGPPEVTERTPRDEVENLLRAELAQGGKPREVARRVQSAVRGWSGKELYALIPAVKAT
- a CDS encoding PTS system mannose/fructose/sorbose family transporter subunit IID — protein: MLPCCVALNCLARTCCINAAVTARGMQQIGLAFVLAPAFRYLYPESADRARAFARYSGHSNTHVFMVPLYVGIVLSLETQIARGTLPEASVGVVRETLATTLSALGDSFFSGTLLPLWALVSVCLLLAGQIGLTAALAVLFLALLLLFRILTFFAGLRHGMPVLLRLKRLDLINWVDRIKILNAVMVALVVWQLPLRHLTPFPWLLYGLAVAAVLGASWLVGRMHLPRILLWALVLGALILMDAGLIGM
- a CDS encoding HPr family phosphocarrier protein yields the protein MEDVIEETPRGLALRLTLNLRGGLHARPAARLAQEAQRYAADIQLIGETGEVDAKSMLDILSLAPPSNAELTLLAKGDDAREALHGLARFLTTLQE
- the ptsP gene encoding phosphoenolpyruvate--protein phosphotransferase gives rise to the protein MARAVLFGTPVSPGIGIGSIRFMHDMRMSEERRIGPDEVETERNALRAAAASVRAALEKTMRNVPEDLAEYRDVIAAQMELARDPKLLDAALARIEHKKICASWALNHTVEELCALFRGMDDPYLRDRAQDIRAVGLRLRECLAGAQHDNAVSGPSVLVAEDLSPADVMELNLEGVLGILTAEGGPTSHTAILSRGLHIPALVGVTGLLNTAREDERIILDGLGGCVLFGPDESDLARYTARRDEFNAWENHTRRTAHWPAEMCDGVRVAVQANLESLEELDALPECGADGVGLYRTEFAYLKGDLPTEEELFREYAAVAAKAGPGRVVFRTLDAGADKMLRAQAALKEPNPALGLRGIRFSLRHQGIFRTQLRALLRAGVAGNLALLLPMISGLAEVQGVRRILQELRQELQAQNLPHAPDLPLGIMVETPAAVMVCDALARECDFFSIGTNDLIHYLMAIDRNNRHVGYLHEPLHPAVVRSLKRVIDAAHREGIGVSVCGELASDPCGLALLLGMGVDAVSAAPRFVPGMKHMIRQLDAETCMDLAHSVLMSTDVMASQRMVREKLHQSLGTELAFHTTSLSSHSQP
- the smpB gene encoding SsrA-binding protein SmpB, encoding MSQKTPPSTIAVNKKARHLYELSEFLEAGISLTGPEVKSIRAGKVNFIDSYVEFKHGEAWLLSLHVAPYANAGYAPQEPDRARRLLLHTREIAKLAGLVAQKGLTVVPVRVYLKRGKVKLEIALGRGKKLHDHRDTLKRRAEERDLARELA